AGATGACGGTCGGCAGCGAGATCGGCATCCGAATCGACCAGACGCTGACACAGGATGCCACCGGCACATTGGTCATGCTCGAATTGGAAGCGATGGGGCTGGAGCGCGCCCAGACCGAGCTGTCGTGCCAGTATGTCGATCACAACCTGATTCAGGAAGACCACAAGAACGCCGACGATCACTTGTTTCTGCGCAGTGCGTGCCAACGGTTCGGTTTGTGGTACAGCCGCGCGGGCAATGGTGTCAGCCACCCGGTGCATCAGGACCGTTTCGGCAAACCCGGACGCACTATGCTCGGCTCCGACAGCCACACCTGTTCGGCGGGGGCGATCGGCATGCTGGCGATCGGGGCCGGCGGTCTCGAAGTCGCCATGGCAATTGCGGGCGAGCCGTTTCACTTCCCGATGCCGAAGATCTGGGGCGTCAAGCTCATCGGGCGGCTGCCTGACTGGGTCAGCGCCAAGGATGTCATACTCGAATTGTTGCGACGGCACGATGTCAAAGGCGGTGTCGGACGCATCATCGAATACTGCGGACCCGGATTGTCGGAATTGACGGTGATGGATCGCCATGTGATCTGCAACATGGGCGCCGAGCTCGGCGCGACGACCAGCGTGTTCCCGGCGGACAACGAAGTCCGCCGCTATCTCACACAGCAGGGACGGCCCGAAGATTTTACCGAACTGCGGGCCGAATCCGATGCGCGCTATGACATCGACGAAGAGATCGACCTCTCAAAGTTGGAGCCGTTGATCGCGATGCCGTCGAGTCCGGGGAATGTCAAACCGGTGCGCGAAGTCGCCGGTGAGGAGATTTATCAGGCGTATGTCGGCTCGTCAGCGAATCCGGGATACCGTGATATCGCAATCGTGGCGGAGATGGTCAAAGACCAACCACTGCCGACCCATGTCTCGCTGGACATCAATCCCGCTTCGCGGCAAATCCTCGAAAACCTCATTCGCGATGGGCACATCGGCACGTTGATCCGCTCCGGGGCGCGTTTACATCAGGCCGGGTGCAACGGCTGCATCGGAATGGGTCAGGCCCCGGCGACGCACAAGATCAGTCTGCGGACCGTCCCGCGTAATTTTCCCGGACGCTCCGGGACCATCGAAGACAGGGTGTGCCTGGTCAGCCCGGAGACAGCGGCCGCCTCCGCCCTGAAAGGCGTGATCACCGATCCGCGCACGCTCGGAATGTCCTATCCGCATGTGACGGAGCCGGCAGACATGATCATCAACACCGCGATGTTGCAGCCGCCGCTGCCATTAGAAGCGGCGCGACAGGTCGCACTCGAGAAGGGACCGAACATAGCCTCACTGCCGGAACTGGATCCGATCCCCGACTCGCTGACGCTCCCGGTCATTCTGAAAATGGGAGACAAGATCTCCACTGACGATATCCTGCCGGCGGGCGCGCGCGTGTTGCCGTTTCGCAGCAATATCCCGAAGATCGCCGAATTCTGCTTCGACATCATCGATCCGACCTACCACGACCGCGCCATGGCGGTCAGAGACCATGGCGGGCACTGCGTGGTCGGCGGCGCGACGTATGGCCAGGGTTCCAGCCGCGAGCATGCGGCGCTGGCGCCGCGTTACCTCGGATTGCGCGCGGTGATCGTGAAGGACTTCGCGCGCATACACTGGCAGAATCTCGTCAACTTCGGTGTATTGCCGCTGACCTTTGCCGATTCGAACGATTACGCCCGTGTCCACCAAGGCGACGTGCTGCGGTTCGACGACATCCATGCCGCGATCCGTGGCGGCCCCGGTGTGCGCGCTACCTTGGTCGGAAGCGGCACCGTATTCGCGCTGAAGCATTCCCTTTCATCCCGGCAAGTCGACATCCTGTTAGCGGGCGGCCTGATCAACCACATGCGCCGAAAGCTGACCGGTGCTGCGGCGGGATGATGGACGGTTCGGACATTGAATCAAACCTGCCGCCACGCTACACGACTCGACTTTTTCCCGCATACCGTTTTGTTCCGGGGCAGAAACCGCACCCGCGACGCGATCCTGCCGGGCATTCCTACGGTCTACCCGAGCCCCAGCCCGATTGGGCGACGCTGGCACCGGAAAAATGGCGCGATTGCGAGTTGTATCTCTACGGAATCGACCTGTACAACCACGGTTATTGGTGGGAATGTCACGAGGAACTGGAGGCGATCTGGCATCGTGTCCAGTCAAACCATGTGCAGTCGGAGTTTCTCAAGGGGATCATCCAAATCGCCGCGGCCAATCTCAGACGATTCATGAATTCGCAGGTCCAGAGTGAGACGCCGGGTGCATCATTAGCTACGAAGGCGCTGGAGCATCTGGAGATCGTGCCGGCGACGTATATGGGGGTCGACGTGGATCAGTTTCGCGATGATGTGCTCTGGTACTTCGGCGGAAAGTCCGACACACCCGCGATTATCAGACTGCAATTCGATTAGAAGAGAATTCGGGCACCGAAGCGAATCTCGCGACCGATGTCGTAGTTGGGTTCCAGACCCTCACGCAGCCGGTACTTTTGCTCACCGTTGAGCAACGACGCATCGTCGATGGGTGAGTGTGCGTCTGAGAACTCCTGCCCCGATGGCGTGTCAAGCCAGCCGGTCTCATCAGCGCTGCCTGAGCCCTCAAAAACATAGAGTGCATTGTCGCGGTCGAGCAGATTGAGAACCCAGAGATAAATCTCCAGGCCGACATTGTCCATGCGAATCTCTTTGTACGCTTTCAGGTCGACGCGGTAGTAGGCAGGCGTGCGCTCGGTGTTGATATCGCCCGTCGCATTCGGGGACAGGGCTCCGAGAGAGATCGCATTGTAAACTGTGACCGGCGTATACGGGAATCCGCTCCCCGCTGTAACGAGCGCGCTGATACCCGAGTGCGCGAAGGGATGCCAATCGCCCACGGCGGGACCATCCTCAATCGAACGAAGGTCAGCGATGGCGACCAGACGGTGTGTCTGATCGTGAGCAATGGGCGCATCAGACGAAGTCGGCGGCTGATAGGCCGTCCAGGCAATGTTTCGACGGATTGGCAGCGG
The nucleotide sequence above comes from Candidatus Zixiibacteriota bacterium. Encoded proteins:
- a CDS encoding DUF309 domain-containing protein, whose translation is MMDGSDIESNLPPRYTTRLFPAYRFVPGQKPHPRRDPAGHSYGLPEPQPDWATLAPEKWRDCELYLYGIDLYNHGYWWECHEELEAIWHRVQSNHVQSEFLKGIIQIAAANLRRFMNSQVQSETPGASLATKALEHLEIVPATYMGVDVDQFRDDVLWYFGGKSDTPAIIRLQFD
- a CDS encoding aconitate hydratase — translated: MGQTVAHKLIRSHLIAGEMTVGSEIGIRIDQTLTQDATGTLVMLELEAMGLERAQTELSCQYVDHNLIQEDHKNADDHLFLRSACQRFGLWYSRAGNGVSHPVHQDRFGKPGRTMLGSDSHTCSAGAIGMLAIGAGGLEVAMAIAGEPFHFPMPKIWGVKLIGRLPDWVSAKDVILELLRRHDVKGGVGRIIEYCGPGLSELTVMDRHVICNMGAELGATTSVFPADNEVRRYLTQQGRPEDFTELRAESDARYDIDEEIDLSKLEPLIAMPSSPGNVKPVREVAGEEIYQAYVGSSANPGYRDIAIVAEMVKDQPLPTHVSLDINPASRQILENLIRDGHIGTLIRSGARLHQAGCNGCIGMGQAPATHKISLRTVPRNFPGRSGTIEDRVCLVSPETAAASALKGVITDPRTLGMSYPHVTEPADMIINTAMLQPPLPLEAARQVALEKGPNIASLPELDPIPDSLTLPVILKMGDKISTDDILPAGARVLPFRSNIPKIAEFCFDIIDPTYHDRAMAVRDHGGHCVVGGATYGQGSSREHAALAPRYLGLRAVIVKDFARIHWQNLVNFGVLPLTFADSNDYARVHQGDVLRFDDIHAAIRGGPGVRATLVGSGTVFALKHSLSSRQVDILLAGGLINHMRRKLTGAAAG